The DNA region tctgttcgACTCACTTTCATGTCATGAACAGACTAACATCAAGATGGAGACGGCACCTTTTTGTTGTTTAGCGTTAATAAttgaatcaaaatgaaaaatatgtcaaaaaggaTTTTTCTTGAATGGATGAGGGAtgtgttgatatatatatatttttttattcataattttaaTTCAGATACATTGTTCATATTTTGATTGtaattttcttctttatttgttacgtctttcatttttgattttatttgtcttaCTTTGTGAAAACTTACTTGGCAATAAAGGGATTCTGAAAGAAAATTAGTTCTTTGACATAAAGAATTTATGTTAGAGAGTAAGATAATCGCAGGTAGAGGTTAAGTTACtcaaatgaaacatattttatcaCTTCCTTACTCCAGGACATGTGTAGCTGTGGAGACCTTCCATCAGggcctcttcctctttttttctaatctgccattttcagtcacttttcacacacaaacgGATGATTATTCATCCATATCCATATATCATCACATCCATATTATATTTACGTCTCTGATGTTGCCAAATATAAAGCTGTCTTTGATGTGTTTCTCCTCAGTGTGTCTGAACTGCTGATGGGAGAGGTGGACAGCAGCACGTTGCTCTCTCAGCTGCCCACTGAGAAGAGCAGGGTGAGTTTAATACAGAGCTTCTAATGCACATGCATAAATATAGTGGAAATAATCTgtataatacaatttattatCAAGCAAAGTGTCCTGCACTTTGTTCTAATTGTAGGTTGAAGATACAGATTTAGGTTTTACaggattttaataaaaaataaagattacattaaataaaaacatgtaaaacttAAATTTAAGACTCTAGCACGTGCCCACTTTCTATAACACTACaccataaatataattattagaATCCAGCCTTTGTCCAATTTAgacataaaatacatgtttttcttcGGAAACCCCTAACATGTTAGTTAAAAATACACATAGTCATGTCAGCAGTTAGTCACTCAGTCCTGTCATCATGATACCACATGACACCTTcctctaaaaatgttttacgtGATCTACAGGACGTAGCATCATTGTAGTCTCCTGAAGGCCCTGGGAAGACCCAAAGTGTCTGTGCGTTCTAATTCCAATGCTAGCATACTATTAAGGATGCCAGAAAAATGTAGTATGTCAGAGGCAGTATGTCCTACTGCATCAGGTAGCATTTTGCAATAcgcttttctggctattcttacccacaatcctctgcacaGCGGATATATGGagaagagggtcaaagttccaTGTTTTGATGAAGTAGTATGTCCCAATTGTGTTTCTAGTACTGTGTGCAGCAGTATGTACTTTGTAAGGACGGCTTCAGTAAAAAGATAAAGTATTTGGAGCGCAGTTAAGTTCTCTCACTCTGTCATACTAACAATatgaacaaaaatacagaaatggaGTGTCTATCTCCACGTACAGTCCTGTTACCTTTAATCATTTCTCAGGTTCTGAAGGTGCTAGGTGTTCTCATGCTATTAGCATTGATGGCATGTGGCTACATTACATGAATGTGCTAGAAACTCAGTCCTGTTACTCTATTCCTATTCAACCATCTTACCTTTAACCATTTAGAAAGCTTTTGaaagcacacatttaaaataaacatatgtaAGTAGACACACGGCTggaaaaagaagataaagaatGAAGTTTAATTTTGACGTGTTAGAACGTGCAAATGGCACCAATTCGTCAGAAAGGATTCTCACTGACTGTTCATGAGGTGATTTCCACTCCCAACTATCCAAAGAattgtggaaataaaataaaataaaaacatccctAAGCTGATGACGAGCCCTGATGTGTGATTCATCTTTGTGCTGTGTAGTCGATGGAGAACCTGTACGCTGCGACAGGACACGGAGCTGACGGACATTACAGGAGCGACCTGCAGGACATGGGTAAGAccatcagctgctcctccactcACACTCCTGCACATTCTCTCTGTGATATTTGTGATACTTCtactcctctctccctccatttaCTCCCCCTTTTGTGGGGAGAAAGAAAGCATGCTGTTTTCACATGTTTGCTGTGGAACCTGTTATCTGCTTACAGTAGAAAGTGGTGACTCAACCTTTATTCAGATCATGAAAACTTTAACATGCTTTTCCACACTGTGTGTCTGATATGTCTCCCCCTGTTGGCATAAAGACAGTGTTACACCGATGTGTTTCACTGCAAGAGTGCCAGTTGCAAAATCTCACTTTTATGAATGTTCAAACAGTTTAGAAAATTCCAAATTTTGACCACAGTGAGTCTTTTGACTTTCCAAAGGTTGtatccaaaacaaaacacaggatGTCTGAGATCATAACACTGAATCTTCACACCTTGGctgcaaagttttttttgttttttttctgcctcccaCAAATCCTAACCATCAAAAAACAGTTGAATGTTGTCGCAGCAACAGACTGAGCTTGTTTCTGTGCAGtgacctgtgtttgtgtgttgatgcGTAGGCAGAGCCGAGGAAGTGGATGTGATCCTCCAGAACAGCGAGGGAGGGGTGGACTCCGCTCTGCTCTACGCCAAAACCATCTCCAAGTACATGAAGGACCTGATGAGCTACGTGGAGAAGAGAATCTCTCTGGGTGAGTGGGAGTGTTGGAGGTTCAGTGTATTATATTTAAGATTAAAGCTGCTGCAGGGATGACTTATTTTATGGGACAACCCAGAAGgaagcatcacactggttccttCGACAAAAAACTAATTCCTTTGGATTATAGTAGAAATAGTTCTGTGGCagacaaacatttatgatacttGCACGTTTTGTTCATCATGATAATCCTAACAAATGTTTAGGACTTATTCCTGCAGCAATCTTTATTTGTAGCTGTACTTTATGAACAACTGTAGAAAAACTGTCTAACACAGTGTCCTCTTTTCTTATATTTCAGAAACTGAGTTCTCCAAAGGCCTCCAGAGATTGTACCAGTCCTGCAAACACAGCATAACACACGTAAACCTTCTTTTATTTCACCTCTGAGTATATTTCACTAGTTATCGGTGATATTGAGTGTTAAAAACTATGATAAACTTAAAACGATATGGCATTTCATCCCTCCATTTGTGTTGGAAAATAAACCTTCTCTCTCCCATGTCTGTTTGCTCCCTCCAGCCCCAAATGcccctcttctccatctactcTCTGGCTCTGGAGCAGGACCAGGAGCAGAGTGTGGGGCTGCAGCAGGCCAGCACCACCCTGCACACCCAGACCTTCATCCAGGTAAACTTAACCAAAGTTTGTCACAACTTCTGTGAGTCGTGTGTCCCTGTGACAGTCGCTCATACATGCTCATGCTCTCCTTCCACATCGTGTCaatatgtgtttgtctgtgcagCCGCTGATGCAGCGTAAACAGGAGCATGAAAAGAGACGGAAGGAGATCAAGGAGCACTGGATTCGAGCCAAGAGAAAACTGGTACGACCTCGTACTTTGTACACATGAGCAGGCCTTAGCAGTAAGACTGTTTCTGTTAATCTCAAAGGAACAATAAGAAGTTATAAGGGCCAACAATGACCTGCCTTTCAGATGGAGTGTGAGGCGAACCTGCGGAAAGCCAAGCAAGTCTACATGGTCCGCTGTGAGGAGTACGAAAAAGCCAAAACAGCAGCCTGCcgagctgaggaggaaggaggaggatcTACAGCGAAGTCTGTGGAGAAGAAGAAACGAGTGGAGGAAGAGGCTCGCAACAAGGTTCATATCAATAACTGCATTTAACTGCTTTATCACCgtggagtaaaaaataaatataatctgCATTTCCAGAGCTAGATTTTCAGTGTGGtctgaaatgttttatatggctgcacacagaagaaaaacaaacgcaGCAAGTAAGTTAAAgattcaaaaatgtttcttgtgtttgtttgcagtcAGACGAGGCGGAGGCCACCTACCGGACGTGTATAGCAGATGCCACCACTCagcagctggagctggagcacACAAAGGTCACAGTGCTGAGACAACTGCAGGACGTCATCAAGCAGAGCGACCAGACCCTCCGCTCGGTCAGAACCAACACACGCATCTCCTACATTCTTTCATTGCTCTAAATTCTATACTCAAGTTAGGATTAAAGCAATAATTGAAGGTAATGAATATAAACTCTTTTCTGATCCTCTTTGTTGCAACTCTTTCCTCCACCAGGCGACCATCTCGTACTACCAGCTCATGCACATGCAGACGGTGGCCTTGCCGGTCCACTACCAGACTCTGTGTGAGAGCAGTAAGCTGTATGACCCGGGTCAGCAGTACGCGGCCTACGTCAGAGACCTGCAGCTGCCGGAGCAGCCGAGTGTTCACTACGCATTTGAGAACTACTGTCCCTCCAGCTCATCGTCACAGTAAGAGCTTAAATCCGAGCCACAGTTATCCAGCTTTTTAATTGCAACCTTTATAAAATAgttaccatttatttattttctgcagtgcgatattttcactgttttacttTGCTGTCAGGCAGCTTTGTCCAGCGGGAACTGAAGCAGCTGTAACCAGCTTTTCTTCAAAAATACAAGACTCCATTGattaaaacagtaattttaccttgaATAACGCGGGTGTTCCTGATCTACTGcttgttgatttgtttgtatACTGCAGATGCATAGACTGCCACACACTTCTAGTGGGTCATAAGTGGtgattgagagggattattCTTGTATCAGTCTAtatgttttaggaaattattgGATATAcctttcaaatatttttctgtaataTATTCTCAATTGCTTTCGTGCTGCGAGTTATATGCGATGACTGATTACACTCTGACATCAGTCTAGTGAacatgaagctgcagccagttagcttagcacaaagactggaaatagCTGAGGCTTCATATtttcacaatataaaaaaatacagacgagtggtattaatcttctcatcaTACACTCAGTAAAAAagctaatgtgtgtttttaccaaagagaaaatatattttcttttaattcctCATCGCAGCCATGGCCACAGACCCAGAAACGACAGTTTCAACACAGAACAGACGAGCCAGACGGAAACAGCAACTGCAGAACACAGAGAAGCAGAGGCTCAGCGCAAGAGTAAGTGAAGCCTGCTGCTTCTGTAGTTTACGTTAAGAGAATTATTACTGAGACATCCAGCCTGCTTAAGAGTTTTTGGTTCATTTCAtccattttcaaaaataaacaacaaccacAAGAGAGCACAGTGTTAAGAAAGTGATTTTCAAGTCCTGTCCCTTCGTTATCCTCAGGGCAGGGCCACAAGTCGTGGGGTTCGACTGTGAGCGATGACAGCgttggaggagagggaggcctAGAGTCTCCTACTGCCAGCTCAAGTGAGTGAGACAGATTCACAGTAACGTGCATCAGAATATCTCACTTATGAATAACCATAAgggagattttgttttttgtttttatttccagttaAAGGCACACAGTATGTGtgatttgtctttatttatatgtgaggttagtatttaaactgtatgCTTCATCCAGGTGACATCAGTAAAATTGTCCGCACATCATCCACTGGAACAATGTCGTCCAATGAGGACGCAGATGAGAAAGACGGGAATGTGAACTCATTTGAAGCTCCAAGTAAGATTTCTAGATTATCACTGTTTGATGTGACCGTTCGATAACATGGCTAGACTACAAGGGAAAAAACACTGCATCATCTTCATTACACTCCAAGTGCTGGCTCTGAGTTTTCTGTATGACGTGGGTCTTTGTCCTCAGACATGAACGGCATGGATCCAGATGTGGTGGTGTCCACCAGACCTTTCCGTAACATCGGCCTGTCCAAAGCAGCCCAGACCCACCGACTGAGGAAGCTACGGACTCCTTCAAAGTGCCGCGAGTGCGACAGCTACGTTTACTTCCAGGGGGCCGAGTGCGAGGAGGTGAGTTCCCCTTCATCTCGTCTCAGACTCAGGATCCGAACATTGCAGCTTTTTAAACACCTCATTAATGTTCATGAGGTCAACGCGTTCTTCTCCGTCCTCGCAGTGCTTCCTGGCGTGTCACAAGCGCTGCCTGGAGACTCTGGCCATCCAATGCGGCCACAAGAAGCTGCAGGGTCGTCTGCAGCTGTTCGGCAGGGACTTCTCTCAGGTGGCCAGCTGTGCCAGTGACGGCATCCCCTTCATCATCACCAAGTGCATCTCCGAGATAGAGAGGCGGGCGCTCAAGATGAAGGTGagaaagtggattttttttcttttttattgttaaagcGAGCACTGCTGGATTTCTTGAGTATTTGCCACGGAGTCTGATTTTAACTCTCTGCTTCCTCCTTGCAGGGCATCTACCGGGTGAACGGGGTGAAGACGCGGGTGGAGAAGCTGTGTCAGGCCTTTGAGAATGGCaaggagctggtggagctgtCCCAGTGCTCACCACATGACATCAGCAACGTCCTCAAGCTTTACCTCAGACAGGTGCACAAGCAAGAGTAGAACACAGTATGCTTCAAAGTCTAGTGTGaaggatttagaaaaaaaaacgtgtttaaTTTTACCTGAGCAAAGCACTCTTGCTGGACCATTTCAATTTTCTGGTTGTATATTATGgctcaaaatgaaaataactcaTTTGCATGCCTCTCTTGCTCCTCCATACTACAAATATTGCGTGTTCATGTGTAATTCAGCCCCTCTAACACTTCTTCTTGTATCCGTTAACCCCACCCAGCTGCCAGAGCCCATCATGCTGTTCCGCCTGTACAACCAGCTGATGGGTTTGGCGAAGGAGAGTCTGCAGGGCGAAGCGGAGACACCTGAGGGAGAGGAGGCGGAGTCGAACAGCATCAACCACGCGGCGGGCAAGGGGTCGGAGCTGGT from Anoplopoma fimbria isolate UVic2021 breed Golden Eagle Sablefish chromosome 8, Afim_UVic_2022, whole genome shotgun sequence includes:
- the arhgap45b gene encoding rho GTPase-activating protein 45 isoform X2, which produces MLKRGSKSSYNPYSSSQRVKKAEAKSKDRLDILPNKHNVWLKQLSILQEQPRKDGGVDIGLSSSPSSSCSSSSTLTPTSAGLLDPSLSCPGTPNVQHGKLAGMQGVGCPSPVSTLKRPTALSRHASAAGFPLQSWVFTKGQGKGALTPTTPSDGPESTAIEVEDIPALLRDVARFAEAVEKLKDVVLAEGKENQRPVAHECLGEVLRVLRQVINTYPLLNTVEILTAAGKLISKVKGFHYEACNEADKKDFEKAIETIAVAFSSNVSELLMGEVDSSTLLSQLPTEKSRSMENLYAATGHGADGHYRSDLQDMGRAEEVDVILQNSEGGVDSALLYAKTISKYMKDLMSYVEKRISLETEFSKGLQRLYQSCKHSITHPQMPLFSIYSLALEQDQEQSVGLQQASTTLHTQTFIQPLMQRKQEHEKRRKEIKEHWIRAKRKLMECEANLRKAKQVYMVRCEEYEKAKTAACRAEEEGGGSTAKSVEKKKRVEEEARNKSDEAEATYRTCIADATTQQLELEHTKVTVLRQLQDVIKQSDQTLRSATISYYQLMHMQTVALPVHYQTLCESSKLYDPGQQYAAYVRDLQLPEQPSVHYAFENYCPSSSSSHHGHRPRNDSFNTEQTSQTETATAEHREAEAQRKRQGHKSWGSTVSDDSVGGEGGLESPTASSSDISKIVRTSSTGTMSSNEDADEKDGNVNSFEAPNMNGMDPDVVVSTRPFRNIGLSKAAQTHRLRKLRTPSKCRECDSYVYFQGAECEECFLACHKRCLETLAIQCGHKKLQGRLQLFGRDFSQVASCASDGIPFIITKCISEIERRALKMKGIYRVNGVKTRVEKLCQAFENGKELVELSQCSPHDISNVLKLYLRQLPEPIMLFRLYNQLMGLAKESLQGEAETPEGEEAESNSINHAAGKGSELVDLGPDTDPEVLVLVEKLKALLKELPKANVATLRYIIRHLRRIAELEEDNKMSPSNLGIVFGPSLMRPRPTGATISLSSLVDYPHQARIVESLIVFYSTIFQSKTSQSHKMGRSASTSTQQSTADDKIGNSADAEDGGSEEPNIPESDKMEEGCGGSLGSLGSSEQLSDSEVDESGQRTATSLILVKQESEVSVDDDQLSYRDSLDLSGQSTTQTDPEQDADQGPDEAVPPAVPPRCPPLPDSGPPRCPRAAGQRAPTLPPRCRTAGPQMKTQRRSRTSAPLWPSST
- the arhgap45b gene encoding rho GTPase-activating protein 45 isoform X1 yields the protein MCDTSSDRRNTTDRQFAWLHVGTNGNELPLRGGGGGGGGGGGRGGSRAHKWRVGGWVGGLRVKLREAGMDGKGTLKMFARKKRELIKTPSISKKSRAGSPGPQSSAQSLSILQEQPRKDGGVDIGLSSSPSSSCSSSSTLTPTSAGLLDPSLSCPGTPNVQHGKLAGMQGVGCPSPVSTLKRPTALSRHASAAGFPLQSWVFTKGQGKGALTPTTPSDGPESTAIEVEDIPALLRDVARFAEAVEKLKDVVLAEGKENQRPVAHECLGEVLRVLRQVINTYPLLNTVEILTAAGKLISKVKGFHYEACNEADKKDFEKAIETIAVAFSSNVSELLMGEVDSSTLLSQLPTEKSRSMENLYAATGHGADGHYRSDLQDMGRAEEVDVILQNSEGGVDSALLYAKTISKYMKDLMSYVEKRISLETEFSKGLQRLYQSCKHSITHPQMPLFSIYSLALEQDQEQSVGLQQASTTLHTQTFIQPLMQRKQEHEKRRKEIKEHWIRAKRKLMECEANLRKAKQVYMVRCEEYEKAKTAACRAEEEGGGSTAKSVEKKKRVEEEARNKSDEAEATYRTCIADATTQQLELEHTKVTVLRQLQDVIKQSDQTLRSATISYYQLMHMQTVALPVHYQTLCESSKLYDPGQQYAAYVRDLQLPEQPSVHYAFENYCPSSSSSHHGHRPRNDSFNTEQTSQTETATAEHREAEAQRKRQGHKSWGSTVSDDSVGGEGGLESPTASSSDISKIVRTSSTGTMSSNEDADEKDGNVNSFEAPNMNGMDPDVVVSTRPFRNIGLSKAAQTHRLRKLRTPSKCRECDSYVYFQGAECEECFLACHKRCLETLAIQCGHKKLQGRLQLFGRDFSQVASCASDGIPFIITKCISEIERRALKMKGIYRVNGVKTRVEKLCQAFENGKELVELSQCSPHDISNVLKLYLRQLPEPIMLFRLYNQLMGLAKESLQGEAETPEGEEAESNSINHAAGKGSELVDLGPDTDPEVLVLVEKLKALLKELPKANVATLRYIIRHLRRIAELEEDNKMSPSNLGIVFGPSLMRPRPTGATISLSSLVDYPHQARIVESLIVFYSTIFQSKTSQSHKMGRSASTSTQQSTADDKIGNSADAEDGGSEEPNIPESDKMEEGCGGSLGSLGSSEQLSDSEVDESGQRTATSLILVKQESEVSVDDDQLSYRDSLDLSGQSTTQTDPEQDADQGPDEAVPPAVPPRCPPLPDSGPPRCPRAAGQRAPTLPPRCRTAGPQMKTQRRSRTSAPLWPSST